One segment of Streptosporangium brasiliense DNA contains the following:
- a CDS encoding bacteriocin fulvocin C-related protein: protein MGLRLLVRLGPQTAIKLFKALGELSHAGQATESSQDSVGRRRFFQLSAGISIAASIVLTGKAPALADDPGKARAWVMANLDRLPQDYVAFSQHSAPYRRAIYAKLDPSVRSRLWIDHFAQYRRTHPNLSSRQQRILTDLEAYVRIESNLLRRSPDEDRGDERLKFEVIDAFGKDEARNLVANLGPAEPVRTGPTDNNLVTAVDCECSPESDWCGGSWKCYWYRDCRNLWDACGWLHSYDCTGMCMCTCVVGDDSPSA, encoded by the coding sequence ATGGGTCTGCGTCTTCTTGTGCGCCTCGGCCCACAAACCGCCATCAAACTTTTTAAGGCTCTCGGCGAACTGAGCCACGCTGGTCAGGCGACAGAGTCGAGTCAAGATTCGGTCGGGCGACGACGCTTCTTCCAGTTAAGTGCGGGAATCAGCATCGCGGCCAGCATCGTCCTCACTGGCAAGGCGCCCGCCCTGGCCGACGACCCCGGGAAGGCTCGCGCCTGGGTGATGGCCAATCTCGACCGACTTCCACAGGACTATGTGGCGTTCTCCCAGCATAGCGCGCCTTATCGTAGGGCGATCTACGCGAAGCTTGATCCGAGCGTCAGGTCTCGCCTGTGGATCGATCACTTTGCGCAGTACCGTCGAACCCATCCCAACCTGTCGTCCAGGCAGCAGCGGATCTTGACCGATCTCGAAGCCTACGTCAGGATTGAATCAAACCTCCTAAGGCGCTCTCCGGATGAAGATAGGGGAGATGAACGCCTCAAGTTCGAGGTAATCGACGCATTCGGTAAGGATGAGGCGCGTAACTTGGTGGCCAACCTCGGCCCAGCGGAGCCAGTGCGGACTGGTCCTACCGATAACAATCTCGTCACCGCAGTCGATTGCGAATGTTCTCCCGAGAGCGATTGGTGCGGGGGTAGCTGGAAATGCTACTGGTATCGCGACTGTAGGAATCTCTGGGACGCATGCGGCTGGCTGCACAGCTACGACTGCACTGGCATGTGCATGTGCACGTGCGTGGTGGGCGACGATTCGCCAAGCGCCTAG
- a CDS encoding Clp protease N-terminal domain-containing protein encodes MPLDLLLTENATQVLDLAKEEAAAHRHGQVSSEHLLLALTRFDAGIASDVLIELGINPQDVRTRVEQRIGQGAHEPTGEVSFTRQGERILELSRHEAAQLGNVHIGTEHLLLGLIREGQGNAVSVLARLGADLPETRRGVIRVLIRDTEAQQT; translated from the coding sequence ATGCCTTTAGATCTCCTACTCACCGAGAACGCGACTCAGGTTCTCGACTTGGCCAAGGAGGAGGCTGCCGCCCATCGCCATGGACAGGTCTCTTCTGAACACCTACTGCTGGCGCTGACCCGCTTTGATGCAGGGATTGCTTCAGACGTCCTAATAGAACTGGGGATCAACCCTCAGGACGTACGAACCAGGGTTGAACAGCGGATAGGACAGGGGGCTCACGAACCTACAGGGGAGGTCTCTTTTACCCGGCAGGGGGAGCGGATCCTGGAGTTGTCACGCCACGAGGCCGCCCAGCTCGGAAACGTACATATCGGCACCGAGCACCTTCTGTTAGGGCTCATTAGGGAGGGGCAGGGTAATGCAGTAAGTGTCCTGGCACGCCTCGGCGCGGATCTCCCTGAAACCCGTCGTGGAGTTATTCGCGTACTAATAAGGGACACTGAAGCACAGCAGACGTAG